ATATATCTACTTTTACAACTATGAGCGTATCCAATTAAAAACTAAACTGACACCATACGAAAAACGGTGTCAGTCTGCTTAATTTTATGAAATTCTGCGATAGGGCTTTTTATTTGTGTCCGATTAACGGGTATCAGTTCACAAATTCCTTAGAGGTTTTTTGTTGGAATCTAGATCTCTTAATTTGTCTTCAGCAAGTTACCATAAGTTTTTCTTCTTTGTACTCTTAGTGATTCCACCCTTAATACTTCCACGGAGAGAATTAACATCTTGCTTGTTCTTTCCTTGTTGTATTCCCATCGTTAACCCTTCTGCATTAATGCTTATGTCGGTAAACCCATCTAAGCTGTTATGCCCAGTGCTTGAATTCTCTGCCATTTTAGCAACTACCCCAATTACTGCAGCTATGTCGTCTGGAGACCAAATCCTTCCTGCACTTATTGATATTTTTTCCATACAACTCCTCCTCTTAAAATATGATTCAATGTGTAGAGAAATTTATGCTTTACTACAGCTTTCTACTTATGTATATTATTCAGTTTTAGCTTTACCTTAGTTGAATCACTAACCGCAAAATCACTCAAAATGTTCATTATTTGCTCTTCCCAATGCAGCCCGAACCGTTTATTGTATTCCTGGACTATCCTCTGCCCCTTTTCCGTCACCGCTCTTCCATGTGCTCCGGTAGCCTTTAACAGGTTCACGTCAGGTCTGAAGTATACACCTAGGGTCCCTGCCTGCCTTCCATACTTTTTGGCAATTTGGCTTAGATTTTGTCTCATCAAACCATCAATTTGCATGCATTCCTTTAGTATAGCCCGCTTCCGTGCTTCTCCTAAAGCAACCTCTTCTACAGCTACTTCTTCTAATCCAGATAACTCTAACAGGTCACATCGTAAATCATCCAATAGCATAGCAAACTTGTTTTGATACTTTAAGAGTATCTCCTCTATTCTTTTATCCAGTTCCATAAAACCACCTCAATATATTATTCATTAAACTAATCTTATCACTATGCTCCTTCTATGTCAATATCTATGTTATAGATTTTCTTATAGATAGATTCAGTTATAGACGCTTATCTTTAACACTAAAAGTAATTTTATGAAATAGGTGATGTGTATAATAATACTACAATAATATTTATAGGAATTTTCAAAAAGTATCATCCAAATAGGCGACGACAGGTCGCTTCATATACTTCTTAGTAATTGCAACTATTTTCACCTATTCTGCCGCCATGCTGTCGTCGTAAGGTCGTCAAGCGGTTGGTAAATGTCACAATTGTATCACAAAAAATAAAAAACTCTGGGGACAAAATCCTCAGAGTTACTTGCGTTATATGGCGGAGAGAGAGGGGTTCGAACCCTCGTAACCTGTTACAGTTAACACGATTTCCAGTCGTGCGCCTTCAACCAGCTCAGCCATCTCTCCATTTATGGTGCTGTTGCTCGTACTTAAGTATTATACTAAATACGCCGTTAAATATCAACAGGTATTTTGTTTGCAGTTTTACATTATTTATTCGCTAAACTGAATGGTTTGCTTTGATATTGGCAATTTTTATAACGAGTAGGAGCATATATTCCACATTAATTTGTCATGCTCCGTAAAACGAGTTTCATAAAAGTCTACCTTAATCGTAAAAATGTTTCAATAAAAGACTTTTATATGTTAAAGTAGTTATAATATCACTTGAATATTATGTGAATCATCGATCTTTATAATACAAAGGATTTGAGAGGAAAGAATATATGAAGTTTACAGTTGATAGAACTCTTGTGAAATACAGCATTTATATCGTTGTGCTTGCTACTATTCTGTATGTGATTTATAGATTAGTTTCCAAGCTTGAGCTTATACTAAGCACTATTATGAGCACTTTGTCAGGGTTTCTTGCAATCCTGGCACCCTTTATAATTGCACTTGTAGTCGCATACTTGCTTCATCCTATAGTTTGCTGGATAGAATGCAATATAATGAACAGCAAAAGATTTTCAAAATTAAAAAACGAAAGCTATGGTAAAAACCAACAGCTCAAACGAACTATAAGCGTCTTGCTTACATATCTGCTGGTTATTGGAATACTTGTTATACTGCTGTACAGCACTTATGCCATGATAGGCGGACAAATCAGCAGACAGGTTGATTTTAATGCTATTATTGATTCGATTTCCAGCTATTCGGAACGATATAACCAGATATACGATCAATTGAAGGTTCAGCTTGAAAACAGCGGCTTGTCGGACAATCTGAAACAGCAATTTATCAATACCGCGGAAAATGCCAACGAAATACTGGGCTCTGCTGTATCCAAATCCTTCGGACAGCTCAAGAGGTTGGGAAGTAATGTAGTGAATATAGTGCTGGGACTCATTATAGCATTTTATATTCTAAAGGATTTGGAATACTTCAAACAGCTGTATAGAGATATCACGAAGGCATTTATGAAAGAACGGAAAAATCAAAAGCTGCGAAGTCTGCTGACTGATATAAACTTGATTATATCCAAATTCATCAGAGGTCAGCTCCTGGATGCCTTAATCGTTGGTATCCTAAGCTCCATAGGGCTGTCTATCATAAACCTGGACTTTGCAGTACTAATAGGCATGACGGCGGGTATAGCAAATATCATCCCTTACTTTGGACCTGTAATAGGCTCAGTGCCAGCAATAATTGTGGGACTCCTGAGCGGAAGCCCTATAAAGGCACTGCTTGCAGTTGTTGTACTTGTTGTTGTGCAGCAGATTGACGGTGCTCTGATTGCACCTAAAGTTGTGGGGAATAGTGTGGGACTGCATCCGGTTTTTGTGATGCTTTCCATATTTATTGGCGGTGCATACTTTGGGTTGTGGGGAATGCTCATAGCAGTTCCGACAGCGGCAATAATAAAGATGTTCTTGCTCCGGTGGATGGAGGAAAGAAAAAGCGTAGGCCAATAGGTCTACGCTTCAATTTTTTATTTCATATTTTTGTACATCAGCCATTTTATCAGGGTCTCTACAGTTCTATTTATAAGCTCCAAGCTCTTGAAAACCTCTTCATAGGTTTCCGCTACTGATTTTAGAGTATTCTCTGCATCATTCACCACGGTGCTTAGAAGCTCCTGTATATGAGAAGCCGATTCCACCGACTCGTCAGCCAGCTTCTCCACCTTCATGGCAACTATTGCGGAGCCCCTGCCTCCTGAACTGGCATTCTCTGCTTCTGCTGCGGCATTTATTGAAAGCAGCTTGCTTTCATCCACCATTATTGATATAAGACCAAGATCATCCTTTATCTTATCTGTGTGTTTAGCAAGCTTTGAGATCAACTCCTTGGAGTTCCTGGTATATTCCTCAATCTTTAAAACTTCATCCCCTGCCTTTAAATCCTTGCCCTTGCTCTTGAGCATTGTCTGGGTATACTTCATTATTTCCTTGGCATTCTCCATGGATTTATTTATATTGGATATTATCGCCCTTACCTTTGTGCTGGAAGGCAAGTTATCCTCTTCTCCTGCCAGCAGCAATTCATCATTTTTATCATTATTGCCGCTCAAGGAGCTTACTCCCTGCAAGAGTATTTCTTCAGCCGTTTCCAGGCTCTGTGTGGACGCACTTGTATTTGAGAATATACTGTTGATGTTTTCATAGAAGCTATGGGTATTGGAAAGCATTTTGAGCGCTCTTTTCGAGATGGCTGTCAGCAGCAATGCCGCAATACCAAACTGAAGGATGTACATTGCCAGCCTAAGATAGCCCAATTGTGCACCTGGAGTAATACCCCAGTTTGCCCAAACCCTTAATGCCTCCCCAATTGCAAGTCCGAATATCGACAGTGCCGCCGAGTGACTGATAAGTTTTACATCAAAATATAGACAGGCAAAACCAATAGGTATCACAAGCAGCATTATCATGTCCATGTGCAGGTAGATATATCCTAAGATACAAAGCACTGCAGCGCAGTAGATGTTAACATACTTAAGTATATTTCCACCCATCCTGAAATGTCTGCATGCAATAGGAATCATACATGCGAAGCCACCGATACCGGCTATCCCAATAAAATGCAGCCATGGCAGCGCTATATAACCTGCGGCCTTGATAATGGCTGCTGCCGCAAGGGCTACCAGTACAAACTTGAATATCCTGACCAGTGTGTCATTTACATAGAGAGCATTCTGGCCTATAGCTTCATTTTGATACATCAAAGCTTCCCCCCAAACTATATTATATAACCGTGGGTCGGATGAATAACTATAAATTTGTTGTGTTAAAAAACACTAGAACATTGTAAGACAAATTGGCTTTTCGTGCATATCAAATATTCTGTCAACTGTATCCGCATATTTAGATTCTGAAATATGGGCAATGCCATACTTAAGAAGGGCTTTGAAACCTACTGCTCCTACTATGAGTGAAGAAAAATCAGAAATGTCCAAATCAACTGCCGCTTCATATTCACTGCCCTCTGAAATTACTGCCCTTCCATATATGAAGTGTATTATAATACTACCGTTATTCTCTTTTATGAAGTTATCCCTAATGTTTATTCTGAGCTTGCAATTCTGGTTGTTGAAGTTATGCCCCTTAAGGACATCAAACAATACTCTTGTGTCTGTAACCCTGTACATCAGCCCAACCCCCTGCAGGTTGCTCTCATGATATACCGAGGTCATGAGATTATCGGAGCTGTCTCTGGGATCCAAGAGAAGATGATGAAAGTTCTCATCCAAGGTATTGAATATAACCCTATTTATCTGATCCTCCTGAGTGTTGAGGAAGGTCAAAAGCTCCATCAAAGCTTCTGTGTTCTCATAGAGGAATTCCTTAATAAATATGTCATTTTTCAATCCATTATCCTGGCTGGCCTTCTTGAACATGAAAACAATATAACCCTCTACCTTGCCGTCCCTTTTGTATACTGCAATCTTGTTCTGAGATACTATCAAAATATTGTTGAGCTCGGCTTCTGACCTGTCAATCATTCCGTTGGTCTTCTCGGCTATCCTTGCATAGCAGTCCAGGAGCAGCTGCTTGTCTCCCTCTTGAAAGTGCCTGATATGACTTTTTGATCCACCACTAGGCAGATTCTTAGGTTTTATGCTGTACTGGTTCATCTTTGTTCCAAAACCGAAGCCCATCTTCTTATAAAATTCGGGGCTGAAAGGATAAAGCATAGCGATAGGAGTTCTTCGTTCTCTATAGTGTCTCAGGAAATATGTTACTATTTCCTTTGCAACCTTCTCCTTTTTATGCATCAGGTGAACTGCTACCAGACCTAATCCACCAGCATCCACCTTCTGGGTGCCTAACCTCATCTTAAAATCATTGAGCCTCATTCCGCCTAATAGCTCGCTTTCTTTGAAAAACCCATAGAAATTTATGCTGTCATCCTCTCGCTGGGTTTTTATAAGCTTTTCCTCCAGCTTCTGCCTTTCCTCCGATGTGCTGAAACCCCATCCAGGATATGCATTGATTACTATATCTGCAAATTCTTTTATCTCCTCTTCTCTTAGCCTTCTTACAAGCTCCACTCATTAAACCTCCCAGCTGTTCATAAAATAGTATGTGTCGGCTCACACATCCGCTTAATCATTACCCATCCTTCTACAATATGTTTTATTTCCCGGGAAATAACAATGCATTTCGCCAAAAACATCTTAAATGCTTCATTCAAGTTTCGCGTAAATGCTTCCTTGATGTTATTGAATTCGCACTTTACCCGATAGGAATACTTACGTGCGTTCAATCTACAAATTCCGCTGGGAAATTACTTGCCTGTCAGGTATTCCTTGAATTCCTTCAGTACTTTTTCGACTTCCTTCTTATTGACATTGAAATATTTGATATTCTTTATCCTTTCCTCCGTCACAAGCCCCACTTCCTTAAGCTGGTCCAGATGGTGGGAAATAGTAGATGTAGTAAGCCTCAGCTTTTCTGCCAGCGTCTTGCCATAGTCTGGCCCGGAGGTCAGCTCTCTCAGTATCTCAAGGCGTGTCCTGTCTGAGACGACCTTCAACACATTTGATATTCTGTCTCCTGCCTCAAGCCTTTTTAGATTATCATTATCCATGCTGAATATTATAATCTGAGTATTGAAATTGAAGAATCTTATTTTGTTTGGCCTTAAAAAGTATGAAGGAATAAATAAATAATCCTTAAAGTCATATATTCTCTTGAACTTTTTCCCATAAAACTCCTGAGAGAAGTCCAGCGGACTCTTGCCCTCCATTTTCTCCTCTACTTGGTCTGTCAGACTGCTGTAGTAAGTAGATTGATTCCTGATCAAGCTGTCAAAATGCTTATTGTTAAGCTCATGGAGAAGCTCCAACATAGAATTCCTAAACTTCTCCGTTTCATGAAACAAGTATTTCAGCACCTCTAGGTCGTTGCTTATTTTGTTTTCCGTCCCACTTAAAAGCTTACGCAATGCTTCGGTGTCTCCGCATAATGTCTGTATATTTTCAATGGATAGTTCTTCACCTATAAAAGTATATATGAAATTTACCTTATCATATCCTTTAATTCTTTTAATAAGCAGTTCCACATCATCGAACATTTTCTCTCTAAGTACAAATTCTTGCATCTCAAGTCCCTTGAGCCTCATGTGGGCAACAATCCCCACTGTCTCTCTGCTCTTTTGGGTAAGTGAGTTATAAAGAATTTCTGTGTCCTGATCCACAAGCTCCAAGCTTTGCTTTGAAGCCATATACTTCAAGGCGCAAACAAGCTCTATCGTTCTTGAAAATGAAACGCTTACGTTAGCCGTATCAATATTGCTTTCAATATCTAAAGGCATCTGCATCACCTCATATTTATAATTCGCTATTTTCCATCCAATATCCTGTTTATAAGGAAAGAAAAACCGGGGTTTTATCCCCGGCTCAGAACTTCTAAGGTATTAGAAGCGTTCCTTTTTCTTTCATATCCTTAATACTATTGGCCTTAATCATGCCTTTGGAAATGGTATAAATATCATCGCCGATATATATTATTCTTTCTACATTCTTATTGCTGTCATACCAGCGATCCCCCGACTTACTGTATTCTTCCTCGCTGATATGCGAAATCCTGGCCTTAAGCTTGAAGCCCTCAACAAGGTCGATGTTGTAAACATAAGCTCCTTGGAAGGCAAAGCTTCCGTATGCAGGCATGTTCCCAGCAGCTATATTCTCTTTGTTCTTTATTTCCATCACAGTTACGGGGAAGGCCATGAGTTCCTTTTCTTTAGAAAACAGCAGAGCTTTGTGGTCCCTTAGGAGTTCAGAGTTAGTGCCTCGGTCGCCAATTATTTCCTTGAACTTTTCCTTGGGGTTGTTGACATCAGTCACGTCAAACAAAGCTATCTTCATGCCCTGATAGTATGCCGTAGTACTTCCGCTCTTACCCCGGGAGCCCTCATTGGAAAGCTCTATAGTGTCCTTCCCGAAGCCTATAATATGGTTTTCATCATAAGGGTGCAGGTAGTCGCTGTAGCCGGGTATTTTCAATGCTCCCAGTATCTTTGGATTCTTGACATCCTTAAGGTCAATTACAAACAGAGGATCAACCTTCTTGAAGGTAACCATATAAGCCCTGTCTCCCATGAACCTGGTTGAGTATATCTTCTCCCCTGGAGCTACATCCTCAAGGCTTCCGCATATATCCAAATCTGAATTCAAGACATATAGATTGTTTTTAGAAATGTTCCCGCCTTCTCCCCAAACATCTCCCTTTGTAGTTGCTATCCTGAAAAATCCCTTGCTCTCATCCATTGAGAACTGATTGAGTATTGAGCCGGGTACCTTGCCTTTGCCGGTGTAATCAAGTTTCCCGTTGTCAAGTGCGAACCTGTATATGACTGTTTCCCT
This DNA window, taken from Clostridia bacterium, encodes the following:
- a CDS encoding winged helix-turn-helix domain-containing protein; protein product: MPLDIESNIDTANVSVSFSRTIELVCALKYMASKQSLELVDQDTEILYNSLTQKSRETVGIVAHMRLKGLEMQEFVLREKMFDDVELLIKRIKGYDKVNFIYTFIGEELSIENIQTLCGDTEALRKLLSGTENKISNDLEVLKYLFHETEKFRNSMLELLHELNNKHFDSLIRNQSTYYSSLTDQVEEKMEGKSPLDFSQEFYGKKFKRIYDFKDYLFIPSYFLRPNKIRFFNFNTQIIIFSMDNDNLKRLEAGDRISNVLKVVSDRTRLEILRELTSGPDYGKTLAEKLRLTTSTISHHLDQLKEVGLVTEERIKNIKYFNVNKKEVEKVLKEFKEYLTGK
- a CDS encoding methyl-accepting chemotaxis protein, which produces MYQNEAIGQNALYVNDTLVRIFKFVLVALAAAAIIKAAGYIALPWLHFIGIAGIGGFACMIPIACRHFRMGGNILKYVNIYCAAVLCILGYIYLHMDMIMLLVIPIGFACLYFDVKLISHSAALSIFGLAIGEALRVWANWGITPGAQLGYLRLAMYILQFGIAALLLTAISKRALKMLSNTHSFYENINSIFSNTSASTQSLETAEEILLQGVSSLSGNNDKNDELLLAGEEDNLPSSTKVRAIISNINKSMENAKEIMKYTQTMLKSKGKDLKAGDEVLKIEEYTRNSKELISKLAKHTDKIKDDLGLISIMVDESKLLSINAAAEAENASSGGRGSAIVAMKVEKLADESVESASHIQELLSTVVNDAENTLKSVAETYEEVFKSLELINRTVETLIKWLMYKNMK
- a CDS encoding AI-2E family transporter; amino-acid sequence: MKFTVDRTLVKYSIYIVVLATILYVIYRLVSKLELILSTIMSTLSGFLAILAPFIIALVVAYLLHPIVCWIECNIMNSKRFSKLKNESYGKNQQLKRTISVLLTYLLVIGILVILLYSTYAMIGGQISRQVDFNAIIDSISSYSERYNQIYDQLKVQLENSGLSDNLKQQFINTAENANEILGSAVSKSFGQLKRLGSNVVNIVLGLIIAFYILKDLEYFKQLYRDITKAFMKERKNQKLRSLLTDINLIISKFIRGQLLDALIVGILSSIGLSIINLDFAVLIGMTAGIANIIPYFGPVIGSVPAIIVGLLSGSPIKALLAVVVLVVVQQIDGALIAPKVVGNSVGLHPVFVMLSIFIGGAYFGLWGMLIAVPTAAIIKMFLLRWMEERKSVGQ
- a CDS encoding GNAT family N-acetyltransferase; the encoded protein is MELVRRLREEEIKEFADIVINAYPGWGFSTSEERQKLEEKLIKTQREDDSINFYGFFKESELLGGMRLNDFKMRLGTQKVDAGGLGLVAVHLMHKKEKVAKEIVTYFLRHYRERRTPIAMLYPFSPEFYKKMGFGFGTKMNQYSIKPKNLPSGGSKSHIRHFQEGDKQLLLDCYARIAEKTNGMIDRSEAELNNILIVSQNKIAVYKRDGKVEGYIVFMFKKASQDNGLKNDIFIKEFLYENTEALMELLTFLNTQEDQINRVIFNTLDENFHHLLLDPRDSSDNLMTSVYHESNLQGVGLMYRVTDTRVLFDVLKGHNFNNQNCKLRINIRDNFIKENNGSIIIHFIYGRAVISEGSEYEAAVDLDISDFSSLIVGAVGFKALLKYGIAHISESKYADTVDRIFDMHEKPICLTMF